Proteins from a genomic interval of Streptococcus sp. D7B5:
- a CDS encoding GNAT family N-acetyltransferase: MTIRFEENVSIENAQLVCQWSNSLGKSFQEQWMGTMIPFPLTIQILQDLKGIFSIFDGQEFVGLIQKIRLEDRNLHIGRFFINPQKQGQGLGSQALRKFVSLAFENEDIDTISLNVYEANQTAYKLYQKEGFETVQMVEVPIRKYIMKKGR, encoded by the coding sequence ATGACAATTCGTTTTGAAGAAAATGTGAGCATAGAAAATGCTCAGCTCGTATGCCAATGGTCCAACTCCCTTGGCAAATCCTTTCAAGAACAATGGATGGGAACAATGATTCCTTTTCCCTTAACAATTCAAATCTTGCAAGATTTGAAAGGAATCTTTTCAATCTTTGATGGACAAGAGTTTGTGGGGCTTATCCAGAAAATCAGGCTAGAAGACAGGAATCTTCATATCGGGAGATTTTTTATCAATCCCCAGAAACAGGGGCAGGGCTTAGGTAGCCAGGCTTTAAGGAAATTTGTTAGTTTGGCCTTTGAAAATGAAGACATAGACACTATTTCTCTAAATGTCTACGAGGCAAATCAAACAGCTTACAAGCTTTACCAAAAAGAAGGATTTGAAACCGTTCAAATGGTTGAAGTACCTATACGAAAATACATCATGAAAAAGGGCAGATAA
- a CDS encoding A24 family peptidase, protein MIDLYFFLVGSILASFLGLVIDRFPEQSIIRPASHCNSCQTRLRPLDLIPILSQVFNRFRCRYCKIRYPFWYALFELGLGILFLAWSWGWISLGQVILITAGLTLGIYDFRHQEYPLMVWLTFHLILMACSGWNLVMVFFLILGILAHFIDIRMGAGDFLFLASCALVFSVTELLILIQFASAAGILAFLLQKKKERLPFVPFLLLAATIIIFYQFLLVC, encoded by the coding sequence ATGATTGATCTTTATTTTTTTCTTGTCGGGAGCATTCTCGCTTCCTTCTTGGGTTTGGTCATTGACCGTTTTCCTGAGCAATCCATTATCCGACCAGCTAGTCACTGTAATTCCTGTCAGACTCGCTTGCGTCCGTTGGATTTGATTCCTATCCTCTCGCAGGTATTTAATCGCTTTCGCTGTCGCTACTGCAAGATTCGCTATCCGTTCTGGTATGCCCTCTTTGAACTAGGATTAGGAATCCTCTTTCTAGCTTGGTCTTGGGGCTGGATTTCCTTGGGCCAAGTCATCCTAATCACTGCTGGCTTGACCTTGGGCATCTACGACTTTCGCCATCAGGAATATCCCTTAATGGTTTGGCTAACTTTCCACCTAATCCTCATGGCCTGCTCTGGCTGGAATCTGGTTATGGTCTTCTTTCTTATCCTTGGAATTTTGGCTCATTTTATCGATATCCGCATGGGCGCAGGGGATTTTCTCTTTCTGGCTTCTTGTGCTCTCGTTTTTAGTGTGACAGAATTACTCATCTTGATTCAGTTCGCTTCTGCGGCAGGCATTCTGGCCTTTCTCCTGCAAAAGAAAAAGGAAAGACTTCCTTTCGTGCCTTTCCTCTTACTTGCTGCAACTATAATAATTTTCTATCAGTTCTTATTAGTTTGTTGA
- a CDS encoding effector binding domain-containing protein yields MKHQTKPSFTLVGKSILIEGTTVHEHHYSKEKTALYTQLFKEGMLGKLMPHSIDKRGYALIVPHKDGIQYYAGVAANNAVAGYESILVPEKDYLVSSASGDKSRLLFDKLEDNFFEGEYSSLYNDGIILEILLNGNPMDAEVELWVPNSTN; encoded by the coding sequence ATGAAACATCAAACTAAACCATCGTTTACCTTAGTTGGCAAGAGTATTTTGATAGAAGGAACTACAGTTCATGAACATCACTATTCTAAAGAGAAAACGGCACTCTATACTCAGTTATTTAAAGAAGGAATGCTAGGAAAATTGATGCCCCATTCCATAGATAAAAGAGGCTATGCTTTGATAGTTCCTCATAAAGATGGTATACAATACTACGCAGGAGTTGCGGCAAATAATGCTGTGGCAGGTTACGAAAGCATTCTTGTCCCAGAGAAAGATTATTTAGTAAGCTCAGCCAGTGGTGATAAATCAAGACTCTTGTTTGATAAATTGGAGGATAACTTTTTTGAGGGAGAATATAGTTCGCTTTACAATGATGGAATTATCTTAGAAATACTTTTAAACGGTAATCCCATGGATGCAGAAGTTGAGCTTTGGGTTCCCAATTCAACAAACTAA
- a CDS encoding YafY family protein, with protein sequence MKIDRQMGIISHLVNKRKTTAKELSELFKVSTRTIMRDIDDLSLAGIPLYVMKGKNGGIFLMEDFQTDKPPLTQSERLSIESGLKSRYQVLEDASTFNAILKLNATNTYSDFEIDLSLSQGNLEIRTLIFKLLEAIRGRVKIKFSYINSQGLVSQKNCEPYRIVYKDRSWYMDAYDTDKARFSVFKVARISKLTLSDTFSKRHFTPLPYDGGAWMNENKVPVILHVQKIVLDRFVELLGYNAIKPINSDIYEITYPLNDNDWGYNTLLAFGKYITVISPKHFLKHFTNYIDTIHKQYPN encoded by the coding sequence ATGAAAATTGACCGTCAAATGGGGATTATTTCTCATTTAGTAAATAAACGAAAAACAACAGCTAAAGAATTATCAGAACTTTTTAAAGTCAGCACACGAACTATTATGAGAGATATTGATGATTTATCTCTTGCAGGCATTCCTCTCTATGTAATGAAAGGAAAAAATGGAGGCATTTTTCTTATGGAAGACTTCCAAACTGATAAACCTCCCCTGACCCAATCCGAAAGGCTTTCGATCGAATCTGGTTTAAAAAGCCGTTATCAAGTATTGGAAGATGCCTCTACTTTCAATGCTATATTGAAATTAAATGCTACCAATACATACTCTGATTTCGAAATTGATTTATCTCTATCTCAAGGGAACTTGGAAATACGAACTTTGATTTTTAAGTTATTGGAAGCTATCAGAGGTAGAGTAAAAATAAAATTTTCCTATATTAATTCACAAGGACTGGTGAGTCAAAAAAATTGTGAGCCTTACCGTATTGTCTATAAGGACCGAAGTTGGTATATGGATGCCTACGATACTGATAAAGCGCGTTTTTCTGTTTTTAAAGTTGCTAGAATTAGTAAACTTACTCTCTCCGATACTTTTTCAAAAAGACATTTTACACCACTTCCCTATGATGGTGGTGCTTGGATGAACGAAAACAAAGTACCTGTCATCCTGCATGTCCAGAAAATTGTTCTTGATCGATTTGTAGAACTCTTAGGCTATAATGCCATAAAACCTATTAATAGCGATATTTACGAGATTACTTATCCGTTAAACGACAATGATTGGGGATACAATACCTTGCTTGCTTTTGGAAAATACATCACTGTTATATCTCCTAAGCATTTCCTGAAACATTTCACCAACTATATAGATACCATTCATAAGCAATACCCAAACTAA
- the trpA gene encoding tryptophan synthase subunit alpha → MPKTLTEKLKAIKAAGKGIFVPYIMAGDHEKGLDGLAETIHFLEDLGVSAIEVGIPFSDPVADGPVIEEAGLRSLAHGTSTQALVETLKTIQTEVPLVIMTYFNPLFQYGVEKFVKDLADTAVKGLIIPDLPHEHANFVEPFLADTDIALIPLVSLTTGLDRQKELIAGAEGFVYAVAINGVTGKSGNYRADLDKHLAQLHQVADIPVLTGFGVSSQADVERFNAVSDGVIVGSKIVKALHEGEPIQDFIKQAVAYQK, encoded by the coding sequence ATGCCTAAGACTTTAACAGAAAAATTAAAGGCTATAAAAGCAGCAGGAAAAGGAATTTTCGTTCCCTATATCATGGCTGGGGACCATGAGAAAGGTTTGGATGGTCTCGCTGAAACAATCCACTTTTTAGAAGATTTGGGTGTTTCAGCTATTGAAGTGGGTATTCCCTTTTCAGACCCTGTTGCAGATGGACCTGTGATCGAAGAAGCAGGCTTGCGTAGTCTAGCTCACGGGACTTCTACCCAGGCTTTGGTTGAAACCTTGAAAACCATTCAAACAGAAGTTCCGCTTGTCATCATGACCTACTTCAACCCTCTCTTTCAGTACGGTGTGGAGAAATTTGTCAAAGATTTGGCAGATACAGCAGTTAAGGGCTTGATTATTCCAGACCTGCCTCATGAACATGCCAACTTTGTGGAGCCTTTTTTGGCAGATACAGACATTGCCTTGATTCCCCTAGTTAGTTTGACGACAGGACTCGACCGTCAAAAAGAGTTGATTGCAGGGGCAGAAGGCTTTGTCTATGCCGTTGCTATCAATGGAGTGACAGGGAAATCAGGCAATTACCGTGCAGACTTGGACAAGCACTTGGCACAATTGCATCAAGTAGCTGACATCCCAGTTTTGACAGGTTTTGGCGTATCTAGTCAAGCCGATGTCGAACGTTTTAATGCAGTGTCAGATGGTGTTATCGTTGGTTCGAAAATTGTAAAAGCTCTCCATGAAGGAGAGCCGATTCAGGACTTTATCAAACAAGCAGTAGCTTACCAAAAATAA
- the trpB gene encoding tryptophan synthase subunit beta, producing the protein MAYQEPNKDGFYGKFGGRFVPETLMTAVLELEKAYRESQADPSFQEELNQLLRQYVGRETPLYYAKNLTQHIGGAKIYLKREDLNHTGAHKINNALGQVLLAKRMGKKKIIAETGAGQHGVATATAAALFNMECTIYMGEEDVKRQALNVFRMELLGAKVEAVTDGSRVLKDAVNAALRSWVANIDDTHYILGSALGPHPFPEIVRDFQSVIGREAKQQYRELTGKDLPDALVACVGGGSNAIGLFHPFVEDESVAMYGAEAAGLGVDTEHHAATLTKGRPGVLHGSLMDVLQDAHGHILEAFSISAGLDYPGIGPEHSHYHDIKRASYVPVTDEEALEGFQLLSRVEGIIPALESSHAIAFAVKLAKELGPEKSMIVCLSGRGDKDVVQVKDRLEADAAKKGEAHA; encoded by the coding sequence ATGGCATATCAAGAACCAAATAAAGATGGATTTTACGGAAAATTCGGCGGACGTTTCGTCCCAGAAACATTGATGACAGCAGTTTTGGAGTTGGAAAAAGCTTATCGTGAAAGTCAGGCGGACCCAAGTTTCCAAGAGGAATTAAACCAGCTCTTACGCCAGTATGTAGGACGTGAAACTCCCCTTTACTACGCAAAAAACTTGACCCAGCATATCGGCGGAGCCAAGATTTATCTTAAACGGGAAGACCTCAACCATACAGGGGCTCACAAGATTAATAATGCCTTGGGACAGGTTCTTCTCGCTAAACGCATGGGCAAAAAGAAAATCATCGCTGAAACTGGTGCTGGTCAGCACGGTGTGGCAACTGCAACAGCTGCGGCCCTCTTTAACATGGAATGTACCATCTATATGGGTGAGGAAGATGTCAAACGCCAAGCCCTTAATGTCTTTCGTATGGAGCTTTTGGGAGCTAAGGTTGAGGCCGTGACAGATGGTTCGCGCGTGCTCAAGGATGCGGTCAATGCAGCCCTCCGTTCATGGGTGGCAAATATCGACGATACCCACTATATCCTTGGTTCTGCCTTGGGGCCTCATCCTTTCCCAGAAATCGTTCGTGACTTCCAAAGTGTTATCGGACGCGAAGCCAAACAACAGTACCGTGAATTGACTGGGAAAGACTTGCCAGATGCTCTAGTAGCCTGTGTTGGTGGTGGTTCTAATGCTATCGGTCTCTTCCATCCATTTGTAGAAGATGAGTCAGTAGCCATGTATGGGGCTGAAGCGGCAGGACTTGGTGTGGATACGGAACACCACGCAGCTACCTTGACCAAGGGGCGTCCGGGTGTCCTTCACGGTTCCCTCATGGATGTGCTCCAAGATGCTCATGGTCATATTCTTGAAGCTTTCTCTATCTCAGCAGGTTTGGACTATCCTGGTATCGGTCCAGAACATTCTCACTACCACGATATCAAACGTGCCAGCTATGTCCCCGTGACAGACGAGGAAGCCTTGGAAGGATTCCAACTCTTGTCTCGTGTGGAAGGAATTATCCCTGCCTTAGAATCCAGTCACGCTATCGCTTTCGCAGTGAAATTGGCCAAAGAACTCGGACCAGAAAAGTCTATGATTGTCTGCTTATCTGGACGTGGTGACAAGGATGTCGTTCAAGTCAAAGACCGCTTGGAAGCAGACGCAGCAAAGAAGGGAGAAGCTCATGCCTAA
- a CDS encoding phosphoribosylanthranilate isomerase — protein sequence MTKVKICGLLTKEAVKTAVSAGADYIGFVFAPSKRQVTLEEATELAKLIPADVQKVGVFVSPSRAQLLEAIDKVGLDLVQVHGQVADGLFEDLPCASIQAVQVDGEGHVPNSQADYLLFDAPVAGSGLTFDWGQLDTTGLAQPFFIAGGLNEDNVVQAIQHFTPYAVDVSSGVETDGQKDQEKIRRFIERVKHGISRTK from the coding sequence TTGACAAAGGTTAAAATTTGTGGACTGTTGACCAAAGAAGCGGTAAAAACAGCTGTATCAGCAGGGGCAGACTACATCGGTTTTGTCTTTGCACCTAGTAAAAGACAGGTGACCTTGGAAGAGGCTACAGAGCTGGCAAAGCTCATTCCTGCAGATGTACAAAAGGTTGGCGTATTTGTTTCACCAAGTCGGGCTCAACTGCTAGAAGCGATTGACAAAGTTGGCTTGGACTTGGTACAAGTTCATGGTCAGGTAGCAGATGGTTTGTTTGAGGATTTGCCTTGTGCCAGCATTCAGGCTGTTCAAGTCGATGGAGAGGGTCATGTACCCAATTCTCAGGCAGACTATCTACTCTTTGATGCCCCTGTAGCAGGGAGTGGCCTGACCTTTGATTGGGGTCAACTGGATACGACAGGACTAGCGCAGCCCTTCTTTATCGCAGGTGGCCTTAATGAAGACAATGTAGTACAAGCAATTCAACACTTTACTCCCTATGCAGTAGATGTATCGAGCGGAGTGGAGACAGATGGACAAAAAGATCAGGAAAAGATTAGAAGATTTATAGAGAGGGTAAAGCATGGCATATCAAGAACCAAATAA
- the trpC gene encoding indole-3-glycerol phosphate synthase TrpC, translating to MSQEFLARILEQKAREVEQMELEEVQPLRQTYRLAEFLKNHQNRLQVIAEVKKASPSLGDINLNVDIVQQAQTYEANGAVMISVLTDEVFFKGHLDYLREISSQVNIPTLNKDFIIDEKQIIRARNAGATVILLIVAALSEERLKKLYDYATELGLEVLVETHNLAELEVAHRLGAQIIGVNNRNLTTFEVDLQTSVDLAQHFEEGNYYISESAILTGLDAERVAPYFNGILVGTALMQVEDVAQRIKELQIDKG from the coding sequence ATGAGTCAGGAATTTTTAGCACGAATTTTGGAGCAGAAGGCGCGTGAAGTCGAGCAGATGGAGCTGGAGGAAGTCCAGCCCTTGCGCCAGACTTATCGCTTGGCAGAATTTTTGAAGAATCACCAGAACCGTTTGCAGGTAATCGCTGAAGTCAAGAAGGCTAGCCCTAGTCTGGGAGATATCAATCTCAATGTGGATATTGTGCAACAGGCCCAGACTTATGAAGCAAATGGAGCAGTGATGATTTCGGTTTTGACAGATGAGGTTTTCTTTAAAGGGCATTTGGATTATTTACGTGAGATTTCCAGTCAGGTAAACATTCCAACGCTCAACAAGGACTTTATCATCGATGAAAAGCAAATCATCCGTGCTCGCAATGCCGGCGCGACAGTTATCCTGCTCATCGTGGCTGCTTTGTCAGAAGAACGCCTCAAGAAACTATATGACTACGCGACAGAGCTTGGTCTGGAAGTCTTGGTGGAGACTCACAATCTAGCTGAACTAGAAGTGGCCCATAGACTGGGTGCTCAGATTATTGGGGTTAACAACCGCAACTTGACTACCTTTGAGGTCGACTTGCAGACCAGTGTAGACTTGGCCCAGCACTTTGAGGAAGGTAACTATTACATTTCTGAATCTGCCATTTTAACAGGGCTGGATGCAGAACGAGTAGCACCATACTTTAACGGAATTTTGGTGGGAACAGCGCTCATGCAGGTAGAAGATGTAGCCCAGAGAATCAAGGAGTTGCAGATTGACAAAGGTTAA
- the trpD gene encoding anthranilate phosphoribosyltransferase yields MKEIIEKLAKFENLSGVEMTDVIERIVTGRVTEAQIASLLLALKMKGETPEERTAIAQVMRGHAQHIPTEIHDAMDNCGTGGDKSFSFNISTTAAFVLAGGGIHMAKHGNRSISSKSGSADVLQALGINLDLKPAELGKVFDKTGIVFLFAKNMHPAMKYIMPARLELGIPTIMNLTGPLIHPMALETQLLGISRPELLESTAQVLKNMGRKRAIVVAGPEGLDEAGLNGTTKIALLENGEITLSSFTPEDLGMERYAIEDIRGGNAQENAEILLSVLQNEPSPFLETTVLNAGLGFYANGKVASIKEGVALARQVIASGKALEKLRLLQEYQK; encoded by the coding sequence ATGAAAGAGATTATTGAAAAACTAGCAAAATTTGAAAATTTATCAGGTGTGGAAATGACGGATGTCATTGAGCGTATCGTAACTGGGCGTGTAACCGAAGCTCAGATTGCTTCTCTCCTTTTAGCCCTTAAGATGAAGGGGGAAACACCTGAAGAACGCACAGCTATTGCCCAAGTCATGAGAGGCCATGCCCAACACATTCCAACTGAAATTCATGATGCCATGGACAACTGCGGTACAGGTGGAGACAAGTCCTTCAGCTTTAACATTTCGACAACTGCAGCCTTTGTCTTGGCTGGTGGCGGCATTCATATGGCTAAGCACGGTAACCGTTCGATTTCTTCTAAATCGGGTTCGGCAGATGTCCTTCAAGCATTGGGCATCAATCTTGACCTCAAACCAGCTGAACTAGGTAAGGTTTTCGATAAAACTGGAATCGTCTTTCTCTTTGCTAAAAATATGCACCCAGCTATGAAGTACATCATGCCCGCTCGTTTGGAACTAGGAATTCCAACGATTATGAACTTGACTGGTCCACTGATTCATCCAATGGCCTTGGAAACACAGTTGCTTGGCATTAGTCGTCCAGAACTGCTAGAAAGTACCGCTCAGGTTTTGAAAAATATGGGTCGCAAACGTGCCATCGTGGTTGCTGGACCAGAAGGGTTGGATGAAGCTGGCTTGAACGGGACAACCAAGATTGCTCTTCTTGAAAATGGCGAAATCACCTTGTCAAGCTTCACTCCAGAGGATTTGGGGATGGAACGCTACGCTATCGAAGACATTCGAGGAGGAAATGCTCAGGAAAATGCAGAGATTTTGCTTAGCGTTCTTCAAAACGAACCAAGTCCATTCTTGGAAACGACAGTCTTGAATGCTGGCCTTGGTTTCTATGCCAATGGTAAGGTAGCTAGTATCAAGGAAGGAGTTGCCTTGGCTCGTCAAGTGATTGCTAGTGGCAAGGCCCTTGAAAAACTCAGACTGTTACAGGAGTACCAAAAATGA
- a CDS encoding aminodeoxychorismate/anthranilate synthase component II translates to MILLIDNYDSFTYNLAQYIGNFAEVQVLRNDDPKLYEEAEKADGLVFSPGPGWPVDAGKMEDMIRDFAGKKPILGICLGHQAIAEVFGGKLGLAPKVMHGKQSHISFEVPSVLYQGIEDGRPVMRYHSILIEKMPEDFEVTARSIDDQAIMGIQHKTLPIYGFQYHPESIGTPDGLSSIRNFIEKVVK, encoded by the coding sequence ATGATTTTATTGATTGACAACTATGATTCTTTTACCTATAACCTGGCACAGTACATTGGGAATTTTGCAGAAGTGCAGGTTTTGAGAAATGATGATCCCAAGCTGTATGAAGAAGCTGAAAAAGCAGATGGTCTGGTCTTTTCTCCTGGTCCTGGTTGGCCAGTTGATGCTGGAAAGATGGAAGACATGATTCGTGATTTTGCTGGCAAGAAGCCGATTCTAGGGATTTGTTTGGGACACCAAGCCATTGCAGAAGTCTTTGGTGGGAAGCTAGGTTTGGCTCCCAAAGTCATGCATGGGAAACAGAGTCATATCAGCTTTGAAGTGCCTTCTGTTCTCTATCAAGGCATTGAGGATGGCCGTCCGGTCATGCGTTACCACAGTATTTTGATTGAAAAAATGCCTGAAGACTTTGAAGTGACAGCTCGTTCGATTGATGACCAAGCCATTATGGGAATTCAACACAAAACCCTGCCGATTTATGGCTTCCAGTACCATCCAGAAAGTATCGGAACGCCAGATGGCTTGTCTTCTATTCGGAATTTTATCGAGAAGGTTGTAAAGTGA
- the trpE gene encoding anthranilate synthase component I, protein MERIIHGDVLSPILAYMRLKGQHKVILESIPRDKETARFSILAYNPVFEIQFENGVLYQNGQVIDRDPLDYLYEVTHKSQHHSDLPFGGGAIGFVGYDMISLYEEIGQIPEDTIGTPDMHFFVYESYMVFDHKKEKIHVIEDALYSKRSQEDLEKALNQVLEELRNPAPNEFEDLDLSPLDFKPHIASQKFEQMVETARDLIRNGDMFQCVLSQRFSAEVTGNPFDFYRNLRVTNPSNYLYFYDFGDYQIIGASPESLVSVKNGIVTTNPIAGTRPRGATDEEDKALATDLLADEKETAEHLMLVDLGRNDIGRISETSSVQVTKYMEVELFRYVMHLTSVVRGRLLPELTAMDALKATLPAGTVSGAPKIRAMRRIYELETEKRGLYAGAIGYLSATGDMDLAIAIRTMILKNQTAYVQAGAGIVYDSIAQNEYQETINKAKSMTRIGELRP, encoded by the coding sequence ATGGAACGAATCATTCATGGAGATGTCTTATCACCAATCTTGGCTTATATGCGCCTAAAGGGACAACACAAGGTGATCCTAGAGAGTATTCCGAGAGACAAGGAAACCGCTCGTTTTTCTATCCTAGCCTATAATCCTGTTTTTGAGATTCAGTTTGAAAATGGAGTCCTTTATCAAAATGGTCAAGTGATTGATCGAGATCCCTTGGATTACCTTTATGAAGTGACTCATAAGAGCCAGCACCATTCAGATCTCCCTTTTGGTGGGGGAGCTATCGGCTTTGTTGGTTACGATATGATTTCGCTCTATGAAGAAATCGGTCAAATCCCTGAAGATACCATTGGGACGCCAGACATGCATTTCTTTGTCTATGAGAGCTATATGGTCTTTGACCACAAGAAGGAAAAAATCCATGTCATTGAGGATGCTCTTTATAGCAAGCGTAGTCAAGAAGATTTGGAAAAAGCCTTGAACCAAGTGCTTGAGGAATTACGCAATCCTGCTCCAAATGAATTTGAAGACTTGGATCTATCTCCGCTAGACTTCAAACCGCACATCGCTTCTCAGAAGTTTGAGCAAATGGTCGAAACAGCTCGCGACTTGATTCGTAATGGTGATATGTTCCAATGCGTGCTCAGCCAGCGTTTCTCAGCAGAGGTTACTGGAAATCCATTTGACTTCTACAGAAATCTTCGCGTGACGAATCCTTCTAATTACCTCTATTTCTATGATTTTGGGGATTATCAAATCATCGGTGCTAGTCCTGAAAGTTTGGTTTCAGTTAAAAACGGCATCGTGACAACTAATCCGATTGCCGGTACACGGCCAAGAGGGGCTACGGATGAAGAGGACAAGGCCTTGGCGACAGACCTGCTTGCTGATGAGAAGGAAACAGCAGAACATCTGATGTTGGTAGACTTGGGGCGTAACGATATTGGCCGCATCTCTGAAACATCCAGTGTTCAAGTTACCAAGTATATGGAAGTGGAGCTCTTCCGCTATGTCATGCATTTAACCAGTGTTGTGAGAGGGCGTTTGCTTCCCGAACTCACTGCCATGGATGCCTTGAAAGCAACACTTCCAGCTGGAACAGTTTCAGGAGCACCAAAGATTCGGGCCATGAGACGGATCTATGAACTGGAAACAGAAAAACGGGGCTTATACGCAGGAGCAATCGGCTACTTGTCTGCGACGGGTGATATGGATTTGGCCATTGCCATCCGAACTATGATTCTTAAAAATCAAACAGCCTATGTGCAGGCTGGGGCAGGGATTGTCTACGACTCCATCGCCCAAAACGAATACCAAGAAACCATTAACAAAGCAAAATCTATGACTAGAATTGGAGAACTAAGACCATGA
- the trpB gene encoding tryptophan synthase subunit beta: protein MTTKGYFGQFGGSFVPEPIQALLDELEVTFDKYKDDPEFLAEFRHYLKDYSGRETPLYFAESLTDHLGGAKIYLKREDLNHLGSHKLNNVLGQILLAKRMGKKRVIAETGAGQHGVATAAAAAKFGMACDVYMGAEDVERQRLNVFRMEMMGATVHAVETGTRTLKDAVDAAFGAWMNDLEAFYVLGSAVGPHPYPTIVHEFQKVISEESRRQILEKEGRLPDYVIACVGGGSNAIGAFSQYVADEEVKLVGVEAAGHGLDTDKHAATMTKGSVGIVDGMKTYAVFKEDGELAPVYSISAGLDYPGVGPEHAYFKDSGRVEYVAATDEEAVQALLLLSKTEGIIPAIESSHAIAEAVKRAPKLSKDEIIIINVSGRGDKDVAAIADYLEAKK, encoded by the coding sequence ATGACAACTAAAGGTTATTTTGGACAATTTGGTGGTAGTTTTGTACCGGAGCCGATTCAGGCTTTGTTGGATGAGTTAGAAGTGACATTTGATAAATACAAGGATGATCCAGAATTTTTGGCAGAATTTCGCCATTACTTGAAGGATTACTCAGGTCGCGAAACACCACTCTATTTTGCGGAAAGTTTGACAGACCACCTAGGTGGAGCTAAGATTTATCTTAAACGTGAAGACCTTAACCACCTTGGTTCTCACAAACTCAACAACGTTTTAGGGCAAATTCTTCTTGCCAAACGTATGGGTAAAAAACGAGTGATCGCAGAAACAGGAGCTGGTCAACATGGTGTTGCGACAGCAGCTGCTGCAGCCAAGTTTGGTATGGCTTGTGATGTCTACATGGGTGCAGAAGATGTGGAGCGTCAACGTCTCAATGTTTTCCGTATGGAGATGATGGGAGCGACCGTTCACGCAGTTGAAACGGGGACACGAACTCTTAAGGATGCGGTTGATGCAGCCTTTGGAGCATGGATGAATGACCTTGAAGCCTTCTACGTTTTGGGATCTGCTGTGGGTCCTCACCCTTATCCTACTATTGTCCATGAGTTTCAAAAGGTCATCAGTGAAGAATCTCGCCGTCAAATCTTGGAAAAAGAAGGCCGTTTACCAGACTACGTCATTGCCTGTGTAGGTGGTGGTTCCAATGCCATCGGTGCTTTTTCACAGTATGTGGCTGATGAAGAAGTCAAATTGGTTGGGGTCGAAGCTGCCGGTCACGGACTTGACACAGACAAGCACGCAGCCACTATGACAAAAGGTAGTGTCGGAATTGTCGACGGTATGAAGACTTATGCAGTCTTTAAGGAAGATGGAGAGCTAGCGCCAGTTTACTCTATCTCAGCTGGTTTGGACTATCCAGGGGTTGGCCCAGAACACGCCTACTTTAAAGATTCAGGTCGCGTGGAATACGTAGCAGCGACAGATGAAGAAGCTGTTCAAGCCTTGCTCCTTCTCAGCAAGACTGAAGGGATTATCCCAGCGATTGAAAGTTCGCATGCCATCGCAGAAGCAGTTAAACGTGCACCGAAACTAAGTAAAGATGAGATTATCATCATCAATGTCTCTGGTCGTGGAGACAAGGACGTAGCTGCGATTGCAGACTACCTTGAAGCTAAAAAATAA